In a genomic window of Corvus hawaiiensis isolate bCorHaw1 chromosome Z, bCorHaw1.pri.cur, whole genome shotgun sequence:
- the LOC125320296 gene encoding fibrous sheath CABYR-binding protein-like: MAELPLPAGLDASTFPAKLWRLANSPRVRSVRWDTQGRGLLIDRALFEQELLSPPGVQGPAPRTFRATQFRSIVRQLNRYGFYKVPGRAGAAVPGDAGAWLHYSNPWFRRDRPHLLLRIRRRSTASKHRLAPGPERRRRSPCGSQQRPRQRPRPAGPEGRGRFQPLPRERPPLPAGRPPSGFLPLHRERTLPDGRELRSRRPSRFQQPPRERPLLARRPPCGFHLLHRDRPQPARRDGPSRFQELYGERPLPAEREVPRIPPCELLGLYGEPLLPVRREGLSRLQELYGLQPPPAGLPPWAFQQPHTERPPPAARELLRIPPGSFQQLQTEQQSPARKPSGTPGSSASSAPPGSAACAASTASSGSQNAPGQEELPSVDLGLQVEQMIREIRRSMAERSPFAQVNLSVAPESSGGEAGNRAAAEGASPGTESCRNSSPEPEEPDSI; encoded by the exons ATGGCCGAGCTGCCGCTGCCCGCCGGGCTCGATGCCAGCACCTTCCCCGCCAAGCTGTGGCGCCTGGCGAACAGCCCCCGCGTCCGCTCCGTGCGCTGGGACACCCAGGGCCGGGGGCTGCTCATCGACCGCGCCCTctttgagcaggagctgctcagcccgCCCGGCGTCCAGGGGCCGGCCCCGCGCACCTTCAGAGCCACGCAGTTCCGCAGCATCGTGCGGCAGCTGAACCGCTACGGCTTCTACAAggtgccgggccgggctggcgcGGCTGTGCCGGGCGATGCCGGGGCCTGGCTCCACTACAGCAACCCCTGGTTTCGCCGCGACCGCCCCCACCTCCTGCTGCGCATCAGGCGCCGGAGCACGGCCAGCAAGCACCGCCTGGCGCCCGGGCCGGAGCGGCGCAGGCGCTCGCCCTGCGGCTCCCAGCAGCGCCCCCGGCAGCggccgcggccggcggggccggaggGGCGCGGGCGGTTCCAGCCGCTGCCTCGGGAgcggccgccgctgccggcAGGGCGGCCGCCCAGCGGCTTCTTGCCCCTGCACAGGGAGCGGACGCTGCCGGACGGGCGGGAGCTGCGCAGCCGGCGGCCCAGCCGCTTCCAGCAGCCCCCCAGAGAGCGGCCGCTCCTGGCCCGGCGCCCGCCCTGTGGCTTCCACCTCCTCCACAGGGACCGGCCGCAGCCGGCCCGGCGGGACGGGCCCAGCCGCTTCCAGGAGCTGTACGGGGAGCGGCCGCTGCCTGCCGAGCGGGAGGTGCCCAGGATCCCGCCCTGCGAGCTCCTCGGGCTCTACGGGGAGCCGCTGCTGCCGGTCAGGCGGGAGGGGCTGAGCCGCCTCCAGGAGCTGTACGGGCTGCAGCCGCCGCCGGCCGGGCTGCCGCCCTGGGCTTTCCAGCAGCCCCACACGGAGCGGCCGCCTCCGGCCGCGCGGGAGCTGCTCAGGATCCCGCCgggcagcttccagcagctccaaacgGAGCAGCAGTCCCCAGCCCGCAAGCCATCAG GCACACCGGGCAGTTCAGCCTCCAGTGCTCCACCTGGCAGCGCTGCTTGTGCAGCATCGACGGCCTCCAGCGGGTCACAAAATGCACCTGGGCAAGAGGAATTGCCTTCAGTGGATCTGGGCCTTCAGGTCGAGCAAATGATTCGGGAGATCAGGAGATCCATGGCTGAAAGGTCTCCCTTTGCTCAG gtCAATCTTAGTGTTGCCCCTGAGTCTTCAGGAGGGGAGGCTGggaacagggctgcagcagagggagcttCACCTGGCACcgagagctgcaggaacagtTCCCCAGAGCCCGAGGAGCCTG ATTCCATCTGA